The Ciceribacter thiooxidans genome window below encodes:
- a CDS encoding cold-shock protein, with protein MATGIVKFFSQDKGYGFITPDTGGPDVFVHVSAVQDSEPLRDGQKVAYDVGQDRKTGKSKAENVRTV; from the coding sequence ATGGCCACGGGGATCGTCAAGTTTTTCAGCCAGGACAAAGGTTATGGCTTCATTACACCAGATACGGGCGGCCCGGATGTGTTCGTCCATGTGTCGGCGGTGCAGGATTCCGAGCCTCTTCGGGATGGACAGAAAGTCGCGTACGACGTTGGTCAGGACCGCAAGACCGGAAAGTCCAAGGCAGAAAACGTCAGGACCGTCTAA
- a CDS encoding (2Fe-2S)-binding protein — translation MTLSISLTINGQPRIIPVDDPRVTLLDLLRERLHLTGTKKGCDRGQCGACTVLVDGRRVNACLLLAVSVDGADVMTIEGLAEGTALHPLQQAFIECDAFQCGYCTPGQIMSAMGLISEGHAGGDPERVRELMSGNLCRCSAYQGITEAILKAHQTLTEEKGRDAA, via the coding sequence ATGACACTCTCCATCAGCCTTACCATCAATGGCCAGCCGCGCATTATCCCTGTCGATGACCCGCGTGTGACGCTGCTCGATCTCCTTCGCGAGAGGCTTCACCTCACGGGCACGAAAAAGGGCTGTGACCGCGGTCAGTGCGGTGCTTGCACCGTGCTTGTCGATGGACGGCGCGTCAACGCCTGCCTCTTGCTCGCCGTCAGTGTCGATGGCGCCGATGTTATGACCATTGAAGGTCTTGCAGAGGGCACTGCCTTGCATCCGCTCCAGCAAGCCTTCATCGAGTGCGACGCCTTTCAATGCGGTTACTGCACGCCCGGGCAGATCATGAGTGCCATGGGTCTGATCTCGGAAGGACATGCCGGCGGCGACCCCGAACGCGTGCGTGAACTGATGAGCGGCAATCTCTGTCGATGCAGTGCCTATCAAGGCATCACGGAAGCCATCCTCAAGGCGCATCAAACGCTCACGGAAGAGAAGGGGAGGGATGCAGCGTGA
- a CDS encoding FAD binding domain-containing protein translates to MNRFDYIRPVSIADALSAATESGSVYLAAGTNLLDLMKVGISRPRRLIDISRLPGLDAIEWRPDGSVRVGAMVRNSDLAYDVRFGKAFPAVSEALLSGASAQVRNAATVSGNLMQRTRCAYFQDTASRCNRRNPGSGCDALEGENRLHAILGWSEHCIATHPSDFCVPLVALDAIVEVEGAEGKRTIPLETFHCLPGDAPENETALAPGELITAIYLPAEATHFKANARYLKLRERTSFAFAVVSAAAALDLESGVIRQARLSLGAVAARPWRVREAEKVLVGSPPSAEAFAQAAEVALESARPSGDNAFKIELARRIIVRALALAADGTPDVMPALPASPFSTNPGVSHVA, encoded by the coding sequence GTGAACAGGTTCGACTACATTCGGCCCGTCAGCATTGCTGACGCATTGTCTGCCGCTACGGAGTCAGGTTCCGTTTATCTTGCAGCCGGTACCAATCTTCTCGACCTGATGAAGGTCGGCATTTCTCGCCCCCGCCGCCTGATCGACATCTCCCGGCTTCCCGGCCTCGACGCCATTGAGTGGCGGCCCGACGGCAGCGTTCGGGTGGGCGCCATGGTCCGAAATTCCGATCTCGCCTACGATGTCCGTTTCGGAAAAGCGTTCCCGGCGGTGTCGGAAGCCCTCCTTTCGGGAGCCTCGGCGCAAGTCCGCAACGCGGCGACCGTTAGCGGTAACCTGATGCAACGCACGCGCTGCGCCTACTTTCAGGACACCGCCAGCCGGTGTAACCGGCGTAATCCGGGGTCCGGCTGCGATGCGCTCGAAGGCGAAAACCGTCTCCACGCGATCCTCGGCTGGTCAGAACATTGCATTGCAACGCACCCCTCTGACTTCTGTGTTCCGTTGGTGGCGCTTGATGCGATCGTCGAGGTCGAAGGCGCGGAAGGAAAGCGAACGATCCCGCTCGAAACCTTTCACTGCCTTCCGGGAGACGCGCCTGAGAACGAGACGGCCCTTGCACCCGGTGAGCTCATTACCGCCATTTACCTCCCCGCGGAGGCCACCCACTTCAAAGCAAATGCCCGATATCTGAAACTTCGCGAGCGCACGTCATTCGCGTTCGCCGTAGTCTCTGCGGCCGCGGCACTTGATCTCGAAAGCGGCGTGATCCGACAGGCACGGCTCTCGTTGGGTGCGGTGGCTGCCAGGCCCTGGCGCGTTCGCGAGGCGGAGAAGGTTCTTGTCGGCAGCCCTCCCAGTGCCGAAGCCTTTGCCCAAGCTGCCGAGGTCGCGCTCGAGAGCGCACGCCCATCAGGAGACAATGCCTTCAAGATCGAACTGGCACGCCGCATCATAGTGCGCGCGCTTGCCCTTGCGGCCGACGGAACGCCGGACGTCATGCCTGCCCTGCCGGCTTCGCCCTTTTCGACAAACCCAGGAGTGAGCCATGTCGCATGA
- a CDS encoding xanthine dehydrogenase family protein molybdopterin-binding subunit produces MSHDAPSAQITRYGSNAGQPLTRRDGLLKVTGGATYAADNNPEGLLYAVTAVSTIARGRVTSLNVAAAKAHPGVVEVLTPENRPPLAHDPNDKMPPFGFRIEVLQDNTVRYANQPIALVVAETLEAATEGAALLNPQFEAEAPRTDFLNGVRFQPPAVGIGSPPKVEHGDVEAGLAAAARVMEAEYETPAQYHNAMEPHAVVAEWKGDRLTLDMPNQALAMSCASYAAYFGIPAENVVIRSPFLGGGFGSKAILNGPQMLAIIAARMLKRPVKLALSRAQMYGPVGHRGNTWQKLRIGVDERGHLTALHHRAISATSTFDEFLEPSANASTHLYASPALRAEHEGLRLDVGTPGPMRAPGEASGSAALEVAMDEAAEAVRIDPLEFRLRNYAETEPGTGRPYSSKALRECYAEGARRFGWASRPLAPRQMRDDNGFLVGWGMGTALFPCPHFPAEARATLRADGTALVETAGADMGQGAWTALAQIAAEALGLDPDRVEFHSGVSTLPDGGVAGGSAHTASAGLALHNAGRDAIETLAAFATSEPESPLFGAGNIGVVARNGRLHRRDDESRSESYVEILKRAGQSEVIGSGRSARDPELAQAYAMYSHGAVFAEVKVDPDLGQVRVTRLVGAFAAGRIINPRLVESQYFGGMIWGASFALHEKAVVDRRTGRVMNGDLAEYHVPVNADIPSLEAILVPEVDPYVNPLGVKGVGEIGITGTVGAVANAVWHATGFRVRKFPIRIENLIA; encoded by the coding sequence ATGTCGCATGATGCTCCATCCGCCCAAATCACCCGCTATGGTTCCAATGCGGGCCAGCCGCTCACCCGCAGAGACGGGTTGCTCAAGGTTACAGGGGGCGCGACCTATGCGGCCGACAACAATCCCGAGGGTCTGCTCTACGCAGTTACGGCTGTCAGCACGATCGCACGCGGCCGCGTGACGTCGCTCAATGTCGCCGCAGCCAAGGCTCATCCTGGCGTCGTCGAGGTCCTCACGCCGGAAAACCGGCCGCCTCTCGCACACGATCCGAATGACAAGATGCCGCCCTTCGGCTTCCGGATCGAGGTCCTGCAGGACAACACCGTGCGTTATGCCAACCAGCCCATCGCTCTCGTGGTCGCCGAAACTCTCGAAGCCGCGACTGAGGGCGCCGCACTGCTGAACCCGCAGTTTGAGGCCGAGGCGCCGCGCACCGACTTTCTCAACGGAGTCCGGTTCCAGCCGCCTGCCGTCGGCATCGGCAGTCCACCGAAGGTCGAGCACGGTGACGTCGAGGCGGGTCTCGCCGCCGCTGCGAGGGTGATGGAGGCCGAGTACGAGACTCCCGCCCAGTATCACAATGCAATGGAACCTCACGCGGTGGTGGCCGAATGGAAGGGTGATCGGCTGACCCTCGACATGCCAAATCAGGCGCTCGCAATGAGTTGCGCGTCCTACGCGGCCTATTTCGGCATTCCAGCGGAAAACGTCGTCATCCGTTCGCCGTTCCTTGGCGGCGGGTTTGGATCAAAGGCGATCCTCAACGGGCCACAGATGCTGGCGATTATCGCCGCCCGCATGCTGAAACGGCCGGTCAAGCTGGCGCTCAGCCGCGCACAGATGTACGGCCCCGTCGGACACCGTGGTAATACCTGGCAGAAGCTGCGGATTGGCGTCGACGAGCGCGGACACCTCACCGCGCTGCACCACCGCGCCATATCTGCAACTTCCACTTTTGACGAATTCCTCGAGCCTTCGGCCAATGCATCCACTCACCTCTATGCGAGTCCCGCTCTGCGCGCTGAGCACGAGGGATTGAGACTGGACGTCGGTACTCCGGGGCCGATGCGGGCGCCGGGGGAAGCATCGGGATCTGCTGCACTGGAGGTCGCGATGGACGAGGCTGCCGAAGCAGTGCGCATCGACCCCCTGGAGTTCCGGCTGAGGAATTATGCCGAAACGGAGCCGGGCACAGGACGACCCTATTCCTCCAAGGCGTTGCGGGAGTGCTATGCCGAAGGCGCCAGACGCTTTGGTTGGGCATCTCGCCCGCTCGCCCCGCGCCAGATGCGCGATGACAATGGTTTTCTGGTCGGCTGGGGCATGGGAACGGCACTCTTTCCCTGTCCGCACTTTCCCGCCGAAGCCCGTGCCACACTCCGGGCCGATGGAACCGCCCTGGTAGAGACAGCCGGCGCCGACATGGGGCAGGGCGCCTGGACGGCGCTTGCGCAGATCGCCGCCGAAGCCTTGGGTCTCGATCCGGATCGGGTCGAGTTTCATTCGGGCGTGTCGACACTGCCGGACGGCGGCGTGGCGGGAGGTTCGGCCCATACCGCAAGTGCAGGTCTTGCACTTCATAACGCCGGAAGGGATGCTATCGAAACGCTTGCGGCATTCGCTACCTCCGAGCCGGAGTCTCCACTCTTCGGCGCCGGCAACATCGGCGTCGTTGCGCGGAACGGGAGGCTTCATCGTCGCGATGACGAGAGCCGCAGCGAAAGCTACGTGGAGATCCTGAAACGCGCCGGACAATCGGAAGTGATTGGATCGGGTCGGTCCGCCCGGGATCCGGAACTTGCCCAGGCCTATGCCATGTACTCGCACGGCGCAGTCTTTGCCGAAGTGAAGGTGGACCCGGACCTCGGGCAGGTGCGCGTGACGCGTCTGGTTGGTGCGTTCGCAGCGGGCCGGATCATCAATCCGCGTCTCGTCGAAAGCCAGTACTTCGGCGGCATGATCTGGGGAGCGTCCTTCGCCCTGCACGAGAAGGCAGTCGTCGACCGTCGTACCGGGAGAGTCATGAATGGCGATCTTGCCGAGTACCACGTGCCGGTCAACGCCGACATCCCTTCCCTGGAGGCCATCCTCGTCCCCGAGGTGGACCCTTACGTGAACCCTCTCGGGGTAAAGGGCGTTGGCGAGATCGGCATCACCGGTACCGTGGGCGCCGTCGCGAACGCTGTATGGCACGCAACCGGGTTCAGGGTGCGCAAGTTCCCGATCCGTATCGAGAATCTTATCGCTTGA
- a CDS encoding ABC transporter ATP-binding protein codes for MTSEAKTPSDLLLSIRGLTTQVATPSGAKTVVDGLCVDLVRGETLCIAGESGSGKSMTALSLMQLLPQPMARVSAGEVVFKGRDLMTLDEERLRAVRGREIGMIFQEPMTSLNPVLTIGRQLTEAIMAHRAISQRLALAEARKLLEQVQITDAARRLGQYPHELSGGMRQRVMIAIALSQGPDILIADEPTTALDVTVQAQILSLIRHLQKKWGTAVIMITHDMGVVAEMADHVLVMRHGKAVEYGTVREIFENPRHPYTRSLLAAVPKLGEMEGTDMPKRARACADKALAESPMPTCVPIIDVTDLTVRFDIKGGILQRPVSRVHAVEGLTFSIHSGETLALVGESGCGKSTTGKALMNLVPWSGSVRIAGKETKGLSRRQMAPVLRDIQMVFQDPYASLDPRFRVGDLVAEPLIIHGVSSGSELKDRVEYLFRRVGLSPDQIKRYPHEFSGGQRQRISIARALSLSPKVIIADESVSALDVSIQAQVLDLLQDIQNETGIAYLFISHDMAVVEQISHRVAVMYMGRLVEIGSRRQVFENPQHDYTRQLMSAVPVPDPRRERRLYNENVRELKSPIRPLYYVPEDNTFDEVGNGHLVSKLSLSRSA; via the coding sequence ATGACCTCTGAAGCCAAGACCCCATCAGACCTTCTTCTCTCGATCAGAGGCCTGACAACCCAGGTCGCAACGCCGAGCGGAGCCAAAACCGTCGTCGACGGATTGTGCGTAGATCTCGTGCGCGGTGAGACGCTGTGCATCGCCGGTGAAAGCGGCTCGGGAAAGTCGATGACCGCCCTGTCGCTCATGCAACTCTTGCCGCAGCCGATGGCGCGCGTGTCGGCGGGAGAGGTAGTGTTCAAGGGTCGGGATCTGATGACGCTCGACGAAGAACGGCTACGTGCCGTCCGCGGACGCGAAATCGGTATGATCTTTCAGGAGCCGATGACGTCTCTTAATCCTGTTCTGACGATTGGCCGCCAGCTCACCGAAGCAATCATGGCACACAGGGCGATCAGTCAACGGCTGGCGCTCGCAGAAGCGCGCAAGTTGCTGGAACAGGTGCAAATCACCGATGCAGCTCGGCGGCTGGGCCAATATCCACACGAGCTATCCGGCGGAATGCGCCAGCGCGTGATGATTGCAATTGCGCTCTCACAGGGGCCCGACATTCTTATCGCCGACGAGCCAACCACGGCCCTTGACGTCACGGTGCAGGCACAAATCCTCAGCCTGATCCGCCATCTTCAGAAGAAATGGGGCACGGCGGTCATCATGATCACACACGACATGGGCGTGGTCGCGGAGATGGCGGATCACGTACTGGTCATGCGTCACGGCAAGGCGGTCGAATATGGTACCGTGCGCGAGATCTTCGAGAATCCCCGGCACCCTTACACCCGCAGTCTGCTTGCGGCCGTGCCCAAGCTCGGCGAGATGGAGGGCACCGACATGCCCAAGCGTGCACGGGCCTGTGCGGATAAGGCCCTTGCCGAAAGCCCGATGCCAACTTGTGTCCCGATCATCGACGTTACGGACCTCACCGTCCGCTTCGATATCAAAGGCGGCATTCTCCAGAGACCGGTCAGCCGCGTGCATGCAGTCGAGGGGCTGACCTTCTCGATCCACAGCGGCGAGACCCTGGCCCTGGTCGGCGAAAGCGGCTGCGGCAAGTCGACGACTGGCAAGGCCCTTATGAACCTCGTTCCGTGGAGCGGCTCTGTGAGGATCGCGGGCAAGGAGACGAAAGGCCTGTCCCGACGCCAGATGGCGCCCGTCCTGCGCGACATACAGATGGTGTTCCAGGATCCGTACGCGTCGCTCGACCCCCGGTTCAGGGTCGGAGATCTGGTGGCCGAACCCCTGATCATTCACGGCGTATCGTCCGGCTCGGAACTGAAGGACAGGGTGGAGTACCTGTTCAGGCGTGTTGGTCTCTCACCAGACCAGATCAAGCGATACCCACACGAGTTTTCGGGCGGTCAGCGTCAGCGTATCTCGATCGCCCGGGCGCTCTCACTGTCTCCCAAGGTCATCATTGCCGACGAGAGTGTCTCGGCGCTCGACGTCTCTATTCAGGCGCAGGTCCTCGATCTGCTCCAGGACATCCAGAATGAGACAGGCATCGCCTATCTTTTCATCTCGCACGACATGGCCGTGGTGGAACAGATCAGTCATCGCGTGGCGGTAATGTACATGGGCAGACTCGTCGAAATCGGGAGTCGTCGTCAGGTTTTCGAGAATCCGCAGCATGATTACACCCGGCAGCTCATGAGTGCCGTGCCTGTCCCCGATCCGCGACGTGAGCGGCGGCTTTACAATGAAAACGTTCGAGAGCTCAAAAGCCCAATCCGGCCGCTTTATTATGTCCCGGAGGACAATACCTTCGATGAGGTCGGGAATGGCCACCTCGTCTCCAAGCTGTCACTCTCTCGTTCAGCCTGA
- a CDS encoding acetamidase/formamidase family protein, translated as MTPTSIASSKRSAFGWNNAIAPVEKVAPGSTIRFECLDSSAGHYTRESTVADVSSMDFSKVNPVTGPIHLDGAEPGDVLKITIHEFEPSGFGWTANIPGFGLLADQFKDPALLLWNYEKTMEPALYGKNGRVPLKPFAGTIGLAPAEPGPHSIVPPRRVGGNLDIRDITAGTTLYLPVEVSGGLFSIGDTHAAQGDGEVCGTAIESQMNVTVTLDLVKDTRLAMPRFTTPGPVTRHLDTKGYEVTTGIGPDLMEGARAAVANMVDLLVQTHNMPADEAYMLCSVCGDLRISEIVDMPNWVVSFYFPRSIFE; from the coding sequence GTGACACCGACATCGATCGCATCATCGAAGAGATCCGCCTTCGGGTGGAACAACGCGATCGCTCCGGTCGAAAAGGTGGCCCCTGGATCGACCATCCGCTTCGAGTGTCTCGATAGCAGCGCCGGCCATTACACGCGCGAAAGCACCGTCGCGGACGTGTCGTCGATGGACTTTTCGAAGGTCAATCCGGTCACCGGCCCCATCCATCTGGATGGGGCCGAGCCCGGCGACGTGCTGAAGATCACCATCCACGAGTTCGAACCGTCGGGCTTTGGCTGGACCGCCAATATTCCTGGCTTTGGCCTGCTGGCGGACCAGTTCAAGGATCCGGCTCTTCTTCTGTGGAACTACGAGAAAACCATGGAGCCGGCGCTCTACGGCAAGAATGGACGCGTTCCGCTCAAGCCGTTCGCCGGCACGATCGGCCTTGCTCCGGCAGAGCCCGGGCCGCACAGCATTGTGCCGCCACGGCGAGTTGGTGGAAATCTTGACATTCGCGACATCACTGCGGGCACGACACTCTACCTTCCGGTTGAGGTCTCGGGCGGTCTGTTCTCGATTGGAGACACCCACGCAGCGCAGGGCGATGGCGAGGTTTGCGGAACGGCGATCGAAAGCCAGATGAACGTGACCGTGACGCTCGATCTGGTCAAAGACACCAGACTTGCCATGCCGCGGTTTACAACACCGGGACCCGTCACCCGCCACCTCGACACGAAGGGATACGAGGTGACGACCGGGATCGGGCCAGACCTGATGGAAGGCGCAAGGGCGGCCGTCGCCAATATGGTAGACCTTCTGGTCCAGACCCACAACATGCCGGCGGACGAGGCCTACATGCTCTGCTCGGTTTGCGGCGATCTGCGTATCAGCGAGATTGTCGACATGCCGAACTGGGTGGTCTCCTTCTACTTCCCGCGCAGCATCTTCGAGTAA
- a CDS encoding transporter substrate-binding protein, whose product MSYKQARRINIRQLQSLRKNGLTAASPTRLFSVNLGKRAFAPHRGDYPLWGFLLLGPSKLSKNVIEIGILFSRSGPYAELGEQGFRGAMAGIDEVNRRGSPFALAPAIADPQGNADRYAVLASDLIKDRSLQHVVGCTTSWSRKEVIPVMEKTQALLWYPCVYEGFEANENVVYVGACANQHILLLLEHVLPTYGRNAFLLGSNYVWGWETCRLARDVVTRSGGTVLGERHIPIGDTDIDRIIEEIRLRVEQRDRSGRKGGPWIDHPLRVSR is encoded by the coding sequence TTGTCTTACAAGCAGGCGCGGCGCATAAATATTAGGCAACTCCAAAGTTTGCGCAAAAACGGCTTGACAGCTGCAAGCCCAACCCGTTTATTCAGTGTAAATCTAGGAAAGCGGGCATTTGCGCCTCACCGGGGAGATTATCCCCTGTGGGGTTTTTTGCTTTTGGGGCCATCGAAATTGTCAAAGAACGTCATCGAAATCGGCATCCTGTTTTCGCGCTCCGGTCCTTATGCCGAGCTTGGCGAACAGGGATTCCGCGGAGCGATGGCCGGCATAGACGAGGTCAACCGTCGCGGCAGCCCGTTTGCCCTTGCCCCGGCTATTGCCGATCCACAGGGGAATGCTGACCGTTACGCTGTTCTGGCCTCCGATCTAATCAAAGACAGATCGCTCCAGCATGTCGTCGGCTGCACGACGTCGTGGAGTCGCAAGGAAGTCATTCCCGTGATGGAGAAGACGCAGGCGCTCCTCTGGTACCCTTGCGTCTACGAGGGCTTTGAAGCAAACGAGAACGTCGTTTATGTCGGAGCCTGCGCCAACCAGCACATCCTGTTGCTGCTCGAGCACGTGTTGCCCACATACGGCCGCAACGCCTTCCTTCTGGGCTCCAACTACGTGTGGGGCTGGGAGACGTGCCGCCTCGCGCGTGACGTGGTGACACGTTCAGGCGGAACTGTGCTCGGCGAAAGACACATCCCGATCGGTGACACCGACATCGATCGCATCATCGAAGAGATCCGCCTTCGGGTGGAACAACGCGATCGCTCCGGTCGAAAAGGTGGCCCCTGGATCGACCATCCGCTTCGAGTGTCTCGATAG
- a CDS encoding transporter substrate-binding domain-containing protein has protein sequence MSVIEETQLRGTLIAIDEINDCGGVNGRPIEAVVYDPGSEVRSYGQYAKRLMVEDGVSTIFGCYTSSSRKAVLPVVERLDGLLWYPTLYEGFEFSPNVIYTGATPNQNSVQLCRALMSQFGNRFFFVGSDYVYPRESNRVMRELVRNNGGTVVGERYLRLEADRSEFVPLVREIKHAQPDVIFSTVVGESTTFLYQAYHDLGLNPKTVPIASLTTTEAEIRAMGYDVGEGHYTAASYFQGVDTASNSSFVSQYQKRYGDDEPTNMCLEASYFQVNLFARTLEQTNSLDTRQLRTSVMGAEFEAPQGCVSINPVWGHADVWTRIGRANRHGQFDIVFQSSASVKADPYLIGYGRSLENC, from the coding sequence ATGTCCGTTATCGAGGAAACACAACTGCGCGGCACCCTAATAGCCATCGATGAAATCAATGACTGCGGAGGCGTCAACGGGCGCCCGATCGAGGCCGTCGTCTACGATCCAGGCTCGGAAGTTCGCTCGTACGGACAGTATGCCAAGCGCCTGATGGTCGAGGACGGTGTCAGTACGATCTTCGGCTGCTACACCTCCTCCAGCCGCAAAGCGGTGCTGCCGGTGGTCGAGCGGCTCGACGGTCTCCTGTGGTATCCGACACTTTACGAGGGTTTCGAATTTTCGCCGAATGTCATCTACACGGGCGCGACGCCGAACCAGAATTCAGTGCAGCTTTGCAGAGCGCTGATGAGCCAGTTCGGTAACCGGTTCTTCTTCGTCGGCTCGGATTATGTCTACCCACGGGAATCCAACCGCGTGATGCGCGAATTGGTGCGCAACAACGGCGGGACCGTCGTCGGCGAGCGCTATCTGCGGCTGGAGGCCGATCGCAGCGAATTTGTGCCGCTCGTGCGCGAAATCAAGCATGCCCAGCCCGACGTCATTTTCTCGACAGTGGTTGGGGAATCGACCACGTTCCTTTATCAGGCCTATCACGACCTCGGCCTAAACCCGAAAACCGTGCCGATTGCGAGCCTTACAACGACCGAGGCGGAAATCCGGGCGATGGGCTATGATGTGGGCGAAGGCCATTATACGGCCGCGTCCTATTTTCAAGGCGTCGACACTGCGAGCAATAGCAGCTTCGTTAGCCAATACCAGAAGCGCTATGGCGATGACGAGCCAACCAACATGTGCCTCGAAGCCTCCTATTTTCAGGTGAACCTTTTCGCGCGTACGCTCGAGCAGACAAACTCGCTCGATACAAGACAATTGCGTACCTCTGTGATGGGAGCGGAATTCGAGGCGCCGCAGGGCTGCGTTTCGATCAATCCAGTCTGGGGGCACGCGGACGTCTGGACGCGCATCGGACGGGCGAACCGCCATGGTCAATTCGACATCGTCTTCCAGTCGTCGGCAAGCGTGAAGGCCGATCCGTATCTTATCGGCTACGGTCGTTCTCTGGAGAATTGTTGA
- a CDS encoding ANTAR domain-containing response regulator, translating into MPDMSRADHGHDRWIGGQRPENRTGAEERASKQGALPAEFTVAVIVERDDNGEFLIRELQRQRVTVRHIWPKPAQIPLQYDAIFCQLSDDLPQRIPWVPGEPSSALILVDDGKAPLNLKLIHNCAAHGLLHYPATSRMIQSVFMLGREHFQYERRLRGRIDKLDENLRTMRLVERAKALLIRLKNVSEEEAYNFLRKQAMEKRVTIGAVAAAVIDSHELLS; encoded by the coding sequence ATGCCTGACATGTCGAGGGCAGACCACGGACATGACCGCTGGATCGGCGGCCAGAGGCCAGAAAACCGAACAGGAGCGGAAGAGCGCGCATCCAAACAGGGCGCTTTACCTGCTGAATTCACCGTTGCTGTCATTGTCGAGCGGGATGACAATGGCGAATTCCTGATTCGGGAGCTGCAGCGCCAGCGCGTCACCGTTCGACACATCTGGCCGAAGCCGGCGCAGATCCCACTGCAGTATGACGCGATCTTCTGCCAGTTGTCGGACGATCTTCCGCAACGGATTCCCTGGGTGCCAGGCGAACCGTCGTCGGCCCTAATCCTGGTCGATGATGGCAAAGCGCCACTTAACTTAAAGCTGATCCACAATTGTGCCGCACATGGCCTCCTGCACTACCCAGCCACATCCCGGATGATCCAGTCGGTGTTCATGCTGGGGCGCGAGCATTTCCAGTATGAGCGGCGCCTCCGCGGGCGCATCGATAAGCTCGACGAAAACCTTCGGACGATGCGCCTCGTCGAGCGGGCAAAGGCGCTGCTCATCCGGCTGAAGAACGTCAGCGAGGAGGAGGCTTACAACTTCCTTCGCAAGCAGGCGATGGAGAAACGTGTGACGATTGGGGCTGTCGCAGCGGCGGTGATTGACTCCCACGAACTTCTCAGTTAG
- a CDS encoding transporter substrate-binding protein, giving the protein MNKNRREFLKTSAAVGAFSLVGFPHIWSKNSSLAFAQGGEIKVGVLFSLTGTTAIIEESLNKATLMAIEEINASGGINGLKITPVVEDPASDPATFAEKARKLVLSDHCVSVFGSYTSASRKAVLPVFEKQENLFWYPTLYEGRECSKNVIYTGAVPNQQQDDFIPWLVEKFGKRWYLIGSNYIYPKEENNYCKKLLEGLGAEVIAEEYVPLGHSEFSSVINKFRSEKPNVIFSTVVGDSVVALHRQYRAAGLDPAAMPMASLTTSENEVAAMGGDAAAGHFTSAPYFMVFDSPENQRFVEAYRSRWGGDKVTHFVSESAYFQVHLFKQAVAKLTAGDINPLTIREAVKGEEYKAPQGLVKVEPENLHCWLRPKIGQCKPDGQFDILTQSADWLEPNPYSAYPNQKCTAEGLKQI; this is encoded by the coding sequence GTGAACAAAAACAGGCGTGAATTTCTCAAGACCAGCGCGGCAGTTGGCGCATTCTCGTTGGTCGGCTTTCCACATATCTGGTCAAAGAATTCCTCGCTGGCCTTCGCACAGGGCGGCGAGATCAAGGTCGGGGTTCTCTTCTCGCTTACGGGCACGACTGCGATCATCGAGGAGTCGCTCAACAAGGCGACGCTGATGGCGATCGAGGAGATCAACGCGAGCGGCGGCATTAATGGGCTGAAGATTACTCCGGTAGTCGAGGACCCCGCCTCCGATCCGGCGACGTTTGCGGAAAAGGCCCGCAAGCTGGTGCTCAGTGATCATTGCGTCTCCGTCTTCGGCTCCTATACATCCGCGAGCCGCAAAGCGGTACTTCCGGTTTTCGAGAAACAGGAAAACCTGTTTTGGTATCCTACGCTCTATGAGGGGCGCGAGTGCTCAAAAAACGTAATCTATACGGGCGCAGTCCCCAACCAGCAGCAGGACGACTTCATTCCCTGGCTCGTCGAGAAGTTCGGCAAGCGTTGGTACCTGATCGGCTCCAATTACATTTATCCGAAGGAAGAGAACAACTATTGCAAGAAGCTGCTCGAAGGGCTCGGCGCTGAGGTAATTGCAGAGGAATATGTGCCGCTCGGCCATTCCGAATTCTCCTCCGTCATCAACAAGTTCCGCTCGGAAAAACCGAACGTCATCTTCTCGACGGTCGTGGGTGACTCGGTGGTCGCGCTGCACAGACAGTACCGTGCTGCAGGCCTTGACCCGGCGGCGATGCCGATGGCTAGCCTCACCACTTCGGAGAACGAGGTGGCGGCGATGGGAGGCGATGCAGCGGCCGGTCACTTTACCTCGGCCCCATATTTTATGGTCTTCGATTCGCCCGAGAACCAGCGATTCGTCGAGGCCTACCGGTCGCGGTGGGGTGGCGACAAGGTCACGCACTTCGTTTCGGAATCCGCCTACTTCCAGGTGCATCTTTTCAAGCAAGCCGTCGCCAAGCTCACGGCGGGCGACATTAACCCGCTCACCATCCGCGAAGCCGTGAAAGGAGAGGAATACAAGGCGCCGCAGGGCCTTGTGAAGGTCGAGCCAGAAAACCTGCATTGCTGGCTGCGCCCGAAGATCGGTCAGTGCAAACCAGATGGGCAATTCGACATTCTGACGCAGTCCGCCGACTGGCTCGAGCCCAACCCCTACAGCGCTTACCCCAACCAGAAGTGCACAGCCGAAGGCCTCAAGCAGATTTGA